Part of the Bdellovibrionales bacterium genome is shown below.
CGAGTTTTTTAAATCACAAGCCAGAGATCTTTACTGCGATTAATAAGGCAGAAGTAGACCTATTAACAGTTTTTTTCGATCGCATTGATGGCGATGGGGTCGCAAATCAGATTCATCATGGTGGAAGCAAAAGAGTGATTCATCACTTCCCGAGCGAACACTATGAATTCTTTAGGGAAGTATATAGCGGCAACGAATTTAGAGAAGGATCTATGGGGGAAAATCTATCCACCCGAGGAATTGACGAATCAAATGTGTGCATTGGTGATGTGTATGAGATCGGAAATGTCCGGCTCGCGGTCACAGAGCCACGAAAACCCTGTGCGACAATAAATCATCAGTTTGGGATCGATGGCTTGGCTCGATTGACCCAAGAGAAGTCAAAGACGGGTTGGTTTTATCAGGTATTGAGCGAGGGTTTAATCAGAAGAGGGCAGGAATTGGTTCTGTTGGAGAGGCCATTTCCTCAGTTGACAGTAGAGAGTTGCATTCAAGCCCTTTTG
Proteins encoded:
- a CDS encoding MOSC domain-containing protein, producing MKYIVLNLYRGQPSFLNHKPEIFTAINKAEVDLLTVFFDRIDGDGVANQIHHGGSKRVIHHFPSEHYEFFREVYSGNEFREGSMGENLSTRGIDESNVCIGDVYEIGNVRLAVTEPRKPCATINHQFGIDGLARLTQEKSKTGWFYQVLSEGLIRRGQELVLLERPFPQLTVESCIQALLVTFDKKVLRLISSNPVISASWRRPAQDYLKTGIKPDDRERLGD